Genomic segment of Drosophila ananassae strain 14024-0371.13 chromosome 2L, ASM1763931v2, whole genome shotgun sequence:
TCTGTGCGGCAGGCGGCGACTTAAGCAAACACTGCCATTCGACAGAGTCTGGGCAAAAAAGGAAGGCAAAATAATCAAGTCATATAAATTGAGTGCATTTTTCACAATAAATGAAGGGAATTGTCTAAATTATGCCCCGTGTGCGTTCACCTGATGACCACAAAAGTCATTGTGGGCACATTGCAATTACTTGTGTGGGAAATAGAGATTTGGACAACATATGACTCTTTGATTGGATAACGCTTAGTGGAAATTAATTGGATATCTTATCTATAGAAAGTTTTCAAATCCCTGTCCCTTGAACTGAACGGATTGTATCgtaaattataaacatatcCAGACACACATCATTACAAGAGAAAAGTAGGGAATTAATACAGAAACATCGCCCCAAAAACAAGTCGAAACTTATTCGGATCAGGCATTAGGCATTAGGCATTAGGCAGGTGAAATATGTTGATAGGCCTTAAAACAATATTTGCGCGATCTCCTCGGCTGCAGTTGTGTGTTTGGTTAGCAATTAGATGCATCCCGAGCATCCCCAGCATCCAGAACATCCCCAACATCTCGATCATGAAGGCGAGCATAGGCCAGGGACCCGGGCCCTGATCGATCATGTAAACAACTCCAGCATATTTAGTATGTGTCAGGAAAATGAATGGCCACCGGGAGGCAGCGGGGCGTGGCAGCAAGTGCACCACCTAGACTAACAGTAGCCATGGACTAATTATGCTCCAAATTGGGGTCGGGGGTTTCACTCTCGTCTCCCACTCGACAACTGCGCCCTTCAGCAAGATACTTGGCCAGCACTAAAGTTGATTTATGCACCTCGGCAGAGGACCCTGAACGAAGACACAGTCGAGGAGAACAAGGAGAACCAGCAGACTGCCAGGCGGCCCATCCAGGTCGCTGAAAGTTTCAAGTACTTAGTTTCCATAACCCAACCAAGTCGGTGAACTAAATTCAAACCAAGCACCTTGCCCATAGTCCCCCGGGAAAATTGTTCATGGCTtatgtttcttttctttttttcaagTTGATTTCAGATCTGTTCTTCAGAAATAAgtcaaaacaagaaaagaaagttaaAGCGGCGGGAGGAGCCGAAGTATTGTCCTGCCATGCGATTTTCCAAAACTCACAGGGGATCCctcagaaaatttaacaaaatattaaaaaaatattccattcttagattttgaatcagaatggtggagaatcaattcacaaatcgtttaaggatGGAAGTTGGCCGAGATGTAACCTTCGCTGGAGGTCGTATTGTCAAGCCATGGTTGTTTCCCAATTCTTCTTGGAAAGATTCGTCTTTGGTAGATTCAATGGTTCAAAGCTTAAAGGTAAGCTTTAAAGTTCTAAAAAAAACGGCCCCTTTCGGGGCTATATCTAATACAACCTTTAGAGATTTCTTGATCGGTTCCCAGTCAAATCAAGGGTTTGTAATACAGTAATAAAATAATCATGTTTCGTAACAAATTACGAGGTTTATTCAATATCACATAATtgctaataaaaaatatatacacccAAAACAATTCATTGAAAGCTCTCGACAACAACTTTCAGCTGGCGGTGTAACTTTTTGTGAAACTCCTCGGACAGGGACTGGCGGTCAGCGCTAAGTCGCATCGTAGTGTCGTCCCATTCCTCCAAAGACAGTGTATTGGGCACCGCCCTTACCTCCAGAGGCAGCCAGTTCGTATAATTCCGGGAGCAGTGCCTAAGCGTTTGCTCGGCCAGAAGAGCGATGCGATCATCGGGCCGTGGAGGTGGATCATCCTCATCCACTTCCGACCGGCGACTAAAGATGACACTGGGCCGGTAACTATAAATGCTTGGATGGCTGGAATTGGGACTGGAGATGGCACTGGTCTTGGGACTACTGCTGGTAGGACTGCTGGAGCTACTGGTTCTTTTGGTGGTCAGGGCTGCCGCCATCAGCTTGGCCTTGATCTTCTCTTCGTCATCGGTGAGCGATATGTCCAAAAAGTCAGCTTCCTCATCCAAAATGATTGCATCTCCTTCGAAGTTCTCAGGCATTACCATCAGAGCTTCATCAGCATCGTAGATCCTTAGATTAAAGGCATTTTTTGGCTCTGGTTTCTCTACTGATTGTGGAATTGCCACATTTTCTTCAGTAGTAACCATCTGATCACATTCggaataaacaaaatttgtgGGATTTTGTGAGGCCTCTTCGGAATATTCCGAATAAGGGGGATTCAGAGAGGCCCCTTCGGAATATTCGGAATATGGGGGATTCTGTGAGGCACTTTCAGAATATACCGAATACCTGGGATTATTTGAGGCCCTTTCAGAATAAACAGAATTTTCTTGATTCTGCGAGGCCCCTTCATAAGCGCTTATATTTTCGTCATAGTCATCTTTCAACTCTTTCTCACCAGCGAACGTATAATCCTCCGTTTTATTGGGCATTGGAACTACTTCATGTTGGGCTAAAATGTCCAACAAATTATATTTCCGCAGAGTTAACTCTTCATTAAACATTCGCGTGACTACCTCGGAAATTATAGAATCTTGCTTTTCCTTTCTACACCAGGTGGACTTTTCCTCAAGATTTTCATGCGGTTTGGAAATAATACTTTCCGCTCCCTCTAGATGTCCTTGCTGTTGGGAAAAACTACTTTCTATTCCATCTAGATTTTCTTGCTGTTCGGAAAAATTACTTTCCATTCCCTCTAGATTTTCTTGCTGTTCGGAAAAATTACTGTCTAGTCCCTCAGTATAGGGAGCTTCTTCTTCGTCCTCGCTGGGGCACTGGACTCCCACCGAATTGCTAAATCTACCTATGGAACTCTCGTGCGCTTCCTCGGATTCAAAGTCTTCCTGAGGTTCCTGCACTTCGGAAGAATGTCGCGATGTCTTGATGTTAATGGGACTATTTCCACGATCTTGATATGTCTTCGGCTCACCTCGCTGGCGACGAtactgatgatgatgacgatggCGTGTGCTGCCACTCGGAAGATAATCTTTTTCGCCTCCGGATCGTAAAGAGGTACTTGTCGCAGAGCGTTGACTTTTGTAGTCTTCATACTCGATTCCCTCAGACCCTTCTGGACGGAAGCTAACCGAGTTTACTCTCTTAGATCTGCCATAACCAGAACTTTTTCCGCGCTCTGAAGTCAATTTTTGCCTGGAAGATGATCTTTGTAGATACTTCTCGATATACTTATGGTCGGACTTGCGAGAACTAGATCTCTTCGAAACTCTGCCTTGCTTTGCGTTTTCAGAGCCCTGGGTTACCTTTATAGATCTCTTAGAGTCTCTTGAATGTCTGGACACTCTCCGAGAAGAAGTTACTCTTGAACGAACATCTATTTCCATGGCATTATCCTCATGGATGGATTCCTCCCATCCTTCCTCCTCGCTGGCAATCAGTCTCTTAAAAGAGCTCCTTTCACTGCGCAAGGATTCATGGTCCTGGTAGCCTACGATGCTGCGCTGTTGATCCCTCACAAAGCTCTTAAAATCAAGTTCTTCCAATGATTGAGATTCATAGTCCCGGGACCTTTTGGCCGAATAACTGGAGTACTCGGAGCCCAGGCTGTACTCCTCCCCCTCGCATACCGCGCTGCCAGAATCCGATCTGTCGTGATTTCTGTGCAGTTTAGATTTGTTTATATGGTAGTTCCGACAAGCCCGCTCAGCCTTCTTCTCACGCTCCTTGGATTCTTCGTAGATTTCACTGTATATTTGACTAAAGCTCTTGGAGCAGTCGGTGGATCGTTGACTTGGATGGGAACGGCACTGGAGCACTTCGGCCTCATCCGACATCGGGTCGGATTGCCTGTCCTCGGAGATATCCTCCTGCCTATTCACTTCTTCTGAAGAAGAAAAGGCTTCCCTGGAATGTTTACTTTGAGCCTCGGCCTTGCAGAAGAAACTCCTTTTTGAGACTTTATCCCTGGGCTCTCTGGCCCTCTCTGTAGTGTTGGAACAGGCGGCCGCATCTCGATCCTTGAGGAAATGGGAGATCACATTAAGTTCCGACCCCTGTAAGCTCTTGCTTTTGGCCGCCTGACTCCTGCTATGTTTCGAGGGAACTCTGCTCAGATCTCCACCAGAGCTGCCATCCTCCACTGAGCCAATGCTTGGTCCCCTTGAAGACCTGTTGGAGCCTAGGTTCTGCATACCTTCACGGGATGTGTCCTGCAATCAGAGATTAGACATACAGGTTGTCGGCTGAGGGGCACTTACCATTTCAGAATCTTGTCGGGTGTAGCTGTAGGGGAAATGTGGGAAACAAACTGACTTTTGCCTGACACAAATGGCACGGCAGCCCCCGATCAACTGCCAGAGCTGTTCGGATTTCATCACTGCGAAGACCTTTGCTTTCAGCGCGCCCATCAATTTTCCGGGCCAAACCAACTTGGCAGCCGCAAGGGAGCCAAGTGGCCATGTGGAATGGATGCCCAAAAAACAAGAGAgggaaaaaaaccaaaactcaATTAGCTAAACCAACGAAGACTCACTCACCAGCTCGAGTAGAGACTCCCATTGCCCACACACAACGTGGCATAGAAGCTGGAAAAGTGCAGCGGCCAGAATGGGGCGGATTTTTGGGGGCAGTGCAACTGCGGACCCATTAGTGTCACTTAGCAGCTAATTATGCTGCGCCCGAGAATTACTTTTTAATTTGTTGCTCTGCGCCCCGttcgaaaataaataaacttgcGCGCCAAGAGCCTCCAAGTGGCCAAGAGCTGGAGGGTCTTGGGGGAAGAGTGGGGGAGCCGCAACGAAACTCAAGTGGCAAATATTTTCACTGGAGTTTTGGTAGCCAGCTTGGCTGCTTATATTAGGTTCTTGCCTCTCGGATTCCCGACATCACCTCCTTGGTtttgttttcccttttttttgtttggacGGCGCGTGCTGTGGGCGTTCACCGCAATTTCTGCAAAGCCTAAGGGCTTCAAGAACCAGTGTTCTGACCAGGAACCAGGAACCTTTGCCACATGAAGCCCTGAATGCCACAAGTTTAGCAAAAATTCAGTGGAAGCCTGGTGGCAAAATGGGCGTATGCAGACAAAGAAATTATGTTGTTGGTCCAGCCGAGCCagagtttaaaattaaaaggatGAAAGAATGCAGGGACTATttgataataaattatttgttGACCTTTGAATGGCAAAGGGATTAATTGAAGAATATCGTGAGGAATTTTAGGACTTATTCAGCTTATAACTTAGTTTCAAAAACATCGCATTTTATGGTCCACCGCAGGCAAAATGATTCCCCAGGGATTCAGATCCTTGAAGTAGTCCATGTCTACCTTTTGATCTTCACGCCTTTGGTGGCACACGACTCCAGTCGCTTTCGCCATGTTGCAAGTGTTAATTAGACAAAAACTAATTAAGCATTTTGCGCACACACGCTCTAAATGGTAACTGGGACTTGGATGACTTGGACGCGGAGATCGGCGCCACATCATCGGTGACAAAGTCGCCTCAATCAGTGGCAATGGTATGGGGCAGAGTGGGGAAGCTGGATGGGGGAACTGGAGCCCAAATGCGGCAAAAGACACATTTATTAAAGTCGCTCGCTTGGGGCATAAATCGTTCGAATGACATGCGACAAACGTCCGAGTTACATTCTGTGCGGTGCGATTGATACGACAATCGATGGATGCCTTCGATTGGACCtcaatgatgatgatgacgatgatgggtaattaaaaattgatCACGTTTAACAAACTGCTACCGAAACAATATATCACAAATAAAGGAGCAAAAGCACCGGACCGAGGAGGAGGACTTGACAAAGTCACAAAACTTGAGCGAAACGATCGATTCGGTTGTATGGACATATCGATCTGGTTGAACTGCCACATTAAGTCAAAGCTCTCCAGAGCTCTGATTACATTTCATCTCTTTGGCTTCagttattcttttttttttagagagtGTGTGATTTTTTTCATACCCTTCGATCGGTCCGGCTGACGGTCGGACGATCAGTCCATCaataacactgtgcgacaaaaaaaaaaaaacgaaatacacttgggaaacgagatagtgtaggttgttaatctggtcgaagagaactcaaaaatatttttttatatttttggaaccctccaatttttttttatttaaaaaaaaccgtttttcgggacttttttgcgcttaaaaattcctgaacgcgtttttttcaaccgatttcaaaattttcggtgtttttcaatagttaaatgttgtagcttttgaaaaaaaaatatatcttcgattttgttgaacaaaaaggacaaaatttttacacctgaaactaaagttttcgacttttattcgtgtttttcggattttgatgccagtttttcggtaaaactaactaaaattctgtcatgtttgccacatatcaatgttgtctcattcattctgaataaaacgagacaaatttcatcaaaaaataattaaaattggtAAAGTTATAACgcctttcccaaaaaaagtcaattcaacctagcgagcgctccggagtaacaatgtgtataagaataagagtatattgctttgttctgacaaaaagtttgtcatttatgccacatattaatattgtctcaataatactgaatagaacgagacaaatttcattaaaaaataatacaaattgttgaagttataacgcttttcccaaaaaaagtcaataaaaccatgggagcactataagaagaagagcatattcctgacttatacacacaggtactccggagcgcacgcaaggttgaattgactttttttgggaaaagcgttataacttcaccaattttcattattttttaataaaatttgtctcgttctattcagtattattgagacaatattaatatgtggcataaatgacaaactttttgtcagaagaaagcaatatactcttatttttatacacattgttcctccgaagcgcccgctaggttgagttgactttttttgggaaaagcgttataacttcaccaattttcattattttttgatgaaatttgtctcgttttattcagaatgaatgagacaacattgatatgtggcaaacatgacagaattttagtaagttttaccgaaaaactggcatcaaaatccgaaaaacacgaataaaagtcgaaaactttagtttcaggtgtaaaaattttgtcctttttgttcaacaaaatcgaagatatatttttttttcaaaagctacaacatttaactattgaaaaacaccgaaaattttgaaatcggttgaaaaaaacgcgttcaggaatttttaagcgcaaaaaagtcccgaaaaacggtttttttttaaataaaaaaaaattggagggttcctaaaatataaaaaaaatatttttgagttctcttcgaccagattaacaacctacactatctcgtttctcaagtgttttttcactgtcgcaccgtgtaattCATTACGGTTGAGTGATCTATTCAGCAAGGGAGCCAATCCATCGATCGATCCATCGATTTCGTTGCCATCGTTTCTGCGATCGATCGCGAGAAAAAAGATATTCCGCCTGTCAGTTGAGAGGACCAACGCACAAGTGTTTCTTTTTGTTCACCCCGGgctttgttggttttttaatgtggttttttttttgttttgtttgaaaaGCAAAATTGTGccataaatataataaatacataTTTGGGCGACGGTGGAGGGGATGGCGGAGCCAGAACAATCGAACCGCTGTGGTTCCGCTCATTATTATTAGCCAAGAATTGAAGGACCCTTCAGTTGGAGTGTTGGTTTTTGTACAATTTCAGGCAACTTTTGATGGAACACCGCCAGAGGCGGTTCTTTCGTATGTTATTGATGAACCAGTCAGTGCAATGCGGTAGGGCAACAGATCACCACAGTGGATGGGATCACCCACCCCCACACCATCGAGGGGGGGAATTCCACGGGGCACTGGATACTTTTGGCAAACTTTAACCCTTGAGAGATTTGTGCCGAGGTGTTGGATAAAACATAAAGTTCGTGTGAATGCCGACACGTTGTGACAATTGTTTGACAACAGCCGAGAGTCGGAGAACGAACAACCATGGACATGGAGAACTATGAAAAGGTCGTCGCTGAGAGACCCAGCCAGCCGCATGACTCGCCCACACCATCATCGATAAAGTTTCCTTTCAGGAGGGGTTTCCCCTCCCTGCCTCACCACTCGAATTGCTATAAAACGTGCCACAAGTCGCCCGCGAACATTcaaaatatgcaaatgccacaaaggtaaacaaacaaacagcaGAAGTAAACACAAAAAGATACTGGCCCTGGGCTCGATGTAGTAACCGAAGCAATCTAAGTAACCGAACCATCCAATCCGATCGTCCTCAGCCATCATCTGGATTCGGTGGAACTTATGGCCATTccacacttttttttatttggctgCAAACCTCCTAAAAATAGcccaaaaattataatgatATATTCAGAAATTAAATCTGTCCAATGAGTTTGACAAGCGAGACAAATTCTGCCAGACAGAGGGGCATTCTGAACCCGAATTGTTGGCCGATTAGTCCTCACCAAAGGTGGTtgcttttcttatttttgaaGTCTTTCAGAAGGTGAGTAAgagctttataaaaaaatatatatttttattccaaatatatatcttttttaattgttttataaGAACCAGATCTCtggcaaaaattttttttattatcatcAGAACAATAGTTTCTCCTTAAAcatttatgaattattttaattttttacatcCTCACCCACATTTATCAAACGGCCTGTTTAACCCTCCGTTGCCCCACTGAAAATATGTCCGAATATCAAACCGACCAGCCTTGTTCCTTTTTTCTGTTCGAAAGCTGAAACAACACCAAGAGTATATTGATATCGTGCTTATTGATCTTGTTTGGCGATAAGTCCGAGCTCAAatacttatatatatgtataaatattttcatcgTCGGGCCTAAGCTGCCACTTCCTTGGAAGTGGATCGCATAAAAGCGGAGAGGGCAGGCAGAAACAAAGACTTTGGCACTGGCATTAGACTGGCGAGCTTCGGACTTGGCCAGTAGTTGAATTGGATTCTTTTAAATGtatttctcctttttttttctttttggctttttgcaGTTGATCCCGGGGTTGAGTCCGAGATCAGGACAAGGAACAGAATGATggcgaggacgaggacgaggatgaGGACGCGGACTCGGACGACGACTGGGGCACATGTGCCCCAAACATTCTCACACGACCAGCTGTGGAATGGCAAGGAGAAGCGCGGCTAAAAGCCTAAACTTAAACTGGAACTGGGACTCTAGCGATTGCGGTCTCTCCTCCTAGACCGCAACTATAAATTTCCTTAACAGTTTTGGCTGGCATTGCCTTTGGCTTTCGCCTGCCTTTTGGCTAAAGGTCTTTCTGCAGTTCCGCGAATTAATATTCGTGTGATTTTTTATCGTTATTTGATTTCGACCAAATTTACTGGCCATGCGAGTCAAAGTTCTGGTCGAAATTGTGGCAAATGCAGTCGCAAAAGGcagtataaataaaataaattgtctCTTAAGTACACAACTAATATGAACTTAAAAGTTTACAGCTTAAGACCTTCACCATTAAGCTTTTATTAATATCATTAAAGGATAATTTTTATTAGTCTTACAACTACCTAGCCCCTGCCATATAAATGCCTCAAATCCACCCACAATCCTTCTAAGATTTTCTATAAACTCAGCACCCCATTAACCGTCGCAAGGATTCCCGCAAGCATGTGTCAACCCACAGCCATAAATGTCCGAAAAATTAACATGAGCCCCAAGTGGCCCCGGAATAGTCATTAAGCGACTAAGCCTCAACTTTAACCTTTTTAATGGCAGGCCGCATCGTAAAAGTAGCCCCTCCCCACCTCGGCTGCCCTCATCGACATATGAAATTAGCCAAAGTCATAAACGGGCCAATATAAACGGGTGAAGAGCTCTCTGTAATTATGCAAAACATTTCAATATGTGAGC
This window contains:
- the LOC6498879 gene encoding uncharacterized protein LOC6498879 isoform X1, which produces MGALKAKVFAVMKSEQLWQLIGGCRAICVRQKSVCFPHFPYSYTRQDSEMDTSREGMQNLGSNRSSRGPSIGSVEDGSSGGDLSRVPSKHSRSQAAKSKSLQGSELNVISHFLKDRDAAACSNTTERAREPRDKVSKRSFFCKAEAQSKHSREAFSSSEEVNRQEDISEDRQSDPMSDEAEVLQCRSHPSQRSTDCSKSFSQIYSEIYEESKEREKKAERACRNYHINKSKLHRNHDRSDSGSAVCEGEEYSLGSEYSSYSAKRSRDYESQSLEELDFKSFVRDQQRSIVGYQDHESLRSERSSFKRLIASEEEGWEESIHEDNAMEIDVRSRVTSSRRVSRHSRDSKRSIKVTQGSENAKQGRVSKRSSSRKSDHKYIEKYLQRSSSRQKLTSERGKSSGYGRSKRVNSVSFRPEGSEGIEYEDYKSQRSATSTSLRSGGEKDYLPSGSTRHRHHHQYRRQRGEPKTYQDRGNSPINIKTSRHSSEVQEPQEDFESEEAHESSIGRFSNSVGVQCPSEDEEEAPYTEGLDSNFSEQQENLEGMESNFSEQQENLDGIESSFSQQQGHLEGAESIISKPHENLEEKSTWCRKEKQDSIISEVVTRMFNEELTLRKYNLLDILAQHEVVPMPNKTEDYTFAGEKELKDDYDENISAYEGASQNQENSVYSERASNNPRYSVYSESASQNPPYSEYSEGASLNPPYSEYSEEASQNPTNFVYSECDQMVTTEENVAIPQSVEKPEPKNAFNLRIYDADEALMVMPENFEGDAIILDEEADFLDISLTDDEEKIKAKLMAAALTTKRTSSSSSPTSSSPKTSAISSPNSSHPSIYSYRPSVIFSRRSEVDEDDPPPRPDDRIALLAEQTLRHCSRNYTNWLPLEVRAVPNTLSLEEWDDTTMRLSADRQSLSEEFHKKLHRQLKVVVESFQ
- the LOC6498879 gene encoding uncharacterized protein LOC6498879 isoform X2, giving the protein MQNLGSNRSSRGPSIGSVEDGSSGGDLSRVPSKHSRSQAAKSKSLQGSELNVISHFLKDRDAAACSNTTERAREPRDKVSKRSFFCKAEAQSKHSREAFSSSEEVNRQEDISEDRQSDPMSDEAEVLQCRSHPSQRSTDCSKSFSQIYSEIYEESKEREKKAERACRNYHINKSKLHRNHDRSDSGSAVCEGEEYSLGSEYSSYSAKRSRDYESQSLEELDFKSFVRDQQRSIVGYQDHESLRSERSSFKRLIASEEEGWEESIHEDNAMEIDVRSRVTSSRRVSRHSRDSKRSIKVTQGSENAKQGRVSKRSSSRKSDHKYIEKYLQRSSSRQKLTSERGKSSGYGRSKRVNSVSFRPEGSEGIEYEDYKSQRSATSTSLRSGGEKDYLPSGSTRHRHHHQYRRQRGEPKTYQDRGNSPINIKTSRHSSEVQEPQEDFESEEAHESSIGRFSNSVGVQCPSEDEEEAPYTEGLDSNFSEQQENLEGMESNFSEQQENLDGIESSFSQQQGHLEGAESIISKPHENLEEKSTWCRKEKQDSIISEVVTRMFNEELTLRKYNLLDILAQHEVVPMPNKTEDYTFAGEKELKDDYDENISAYEGASQNQENSVYSERASNNPRYSVYSESASQNPPYSEYSEGASLNPPYSEYSEEASQNPTNFVYSECDQMVTTEENVAIPQSVEKPEPKNAFNLRIYDADEALMVMPENFEGDAIILDEEADFLDISLTDDEEKIKAKLMAAALTTKRTSSSSSPTSSSPKTSAISSPNSSHPSIYSYRPSVIFSRRSEVDEDDPPPRPDDRIALLAEQTLRHCSRNYTNWLPLEVRAVPNTLSLEEWDDTTMRLSADRQSLSEEFHKKLHRQLKVVVESFQ